One window of Candidatus Tokpelaia hoelldoblerii genomic DNA carries:
- the recR gene encoding Recombination protein RecR (bhsal04250), which produces MSRHIAGPEIERLIQLLARLPGLGPRSARRAALHLVKKKEALLEPLGKAFADAAQNVRVCATCGNIDTSDPCTVCCDATRDSGTLIVVEDVSDLWALERVGSVRAAYHVLGGRLSPLDGVGPEDLNIKQLLTRIEAGGVKEVILALNATVEGQTTAHYITDMLSGFDVRITRLAHGVPVGGELDYLDEGTLAAALQARTAL; this is translated from the coding sequence ATGTCGAGACATATTGCCGGCCCTGAAATTGAACGTCTTATCCAGCTTCTGGCACGCCTGCCGGGTCTGGGGCCGCGCTCGGCCCGCCGTGCCGCCCTGCATCTGGTCAAAAAGAAAGAGGCATTGCTTGAACCGCTGGGCAAAGCGTTTGCGGATGCGGCGCAAAATGTGCGCGTGTGCGCAACCTGTGGCAATATCGACACATCCGACCCGTGCACAGTGTGCTGTGACGCCACCCGCGATTCGGGCACTTTGATTGTGGTTGAAGACGTGTCGGATTTGTGGGCGCTGGAGCGGGTGGGCAGTGTCAGGGCCGCTTATCATGTGCTGGGTGGCCGCCTGTCGCCGCTTGATGGTGTCGGGCCGGAAGATCTGAATATCAAACAATTGCTGACGCGCATTGAGGCGGGCGGGGTAAAGGAAGTTATTCTGGCGCTTAACGCTACGGTGGAAGGGCAGACGACAGCGCATTACATCACCGATATGCTGTCGGGCTTTGATGTGCGCATCACGCGGCTGGCGCATGGCGTGCCGGTGGGGGGTGAACTTGATTATCTGGATGAGGGGACACTCGCCGCCGCCCTGCAGGCGCGCACTGCTCTTTAA
- a CDS encoding Efflux transporter MFP subunit, RND family (bhsal04260), which produces MKNFNKLSTGFVLGAFAFALAACGGNVQTPPPPTPVSAVTVHRQEIPVTYEYAGRIAAFLDTQIRARVSGILLKRNFVEGSAVKQGDVLFEIDPADYEAVVARAQADYDEANRNATRIEKLLQQKVASAAQRDAAVARRDASRAALRTAKLNLDYTKVTAPISGVTSLGAVPEGTLVNASTTLLTTITQSDPIYVNFSYTDSDARAIRQLMAAMNARGDKIDAPKVRIKFGDGSEYDKLGTVDFTSPTLDSFTGTYGVRGIVENREGRLVPGQFVRVTVEGLKLDKSIVIPEGALMQDAAGQYVFVVNTLDSPEGKPGGKVAERRPVKVVRQMENRDWLIAPLETVGENLNTAEMGDAAGKPAEGKLQKAPEPKVSYIGLKDGEEIITEGQTRLMMMMQQGLAGVFIVKLDGKDLAPAASQGARPAGKAEAAK; this is translated from the coding sequence ATGAAGAATTTTAACAAGCTTTCCACCGGTTTTGTTTTGGGTGCTTTTGCTTTTGCTTTGGCTGCTTGTGGAGGAAATGTCCAGACCCCGCCACCTCCGACACCTGTCAGTGCCGTGACGGTGCATAGACAGGAAATACCGGTAACCTATGAATATGCCGGCCGTATCGCCGCTTTTCTCGACACACAGATACGTGCCCGTGTCAGCGGTATTCTGCTCAAGCGCAACTTTGTTGAAGGCTCGGCCGTCAAACAGGGGGATGTGCTTTTTGAAATCGACCCTGCCGATTATGAGGCGGTTGTCGCCCGCGCCCAGGCTGATTATGATGAAGCCAACCGCAATGCCACCCGCATAGAAAAATTGTTGCAGCAAAAAGTGGCGAGCGCCGCCCAGCGTGATGCCGCTGTTGCCAGGCGTGACGCCAGCCGGGCTGCCTTGCGCACGGCAAAGCTTAATCTGGACTATACAAAGGTAACGGCGCCGATCAGCGGCGTTACAAGTCTGGGGGCGGTGCCTGAGGGCACCCTCGTCAATGCTTCAACAACCCTGCTGACAACGATTACCCAGAGTGATCCGATTTATGTCAATTTTTCCTATACCGATTCTGACGCCCGTGCCATCCGCCAGTTGATGGCGGCGATGAATGCGCGCGGCGACAAAATTGACGCGCCGAAAGTCCGGATAAAATTCGGTGACGGCAGCGAATATGACAAGCTTGGCACTGTGGACTTTACCTCGCCGACCCTTGATAGCTTTACCGGTACTTACGGTGTTCGCGGCATTGTGGAAAATCGGGAAGGCCGGCTGGTGCCTGGGCAGTTTGTGCGTGTCACGGTTGAAGGGCTTAAGCTTGATAAATCTATTGTCATTCCTGAAGGGGCCTTGATGCAGGATGCTGCAGGTCAGTATGTTTTTGTTGTCAATACTCTTGATTCGCCAGAAGGAAAGCCCGGCGGCAAGGTTGCTGAAAGGCGTCCTGTCAAGGTTGTCCGCCAGATGGAAAACCGCGACTGGCTGATTGCTCCGCTGGAAACGGTCGGGGAAAACCTGAACACAGCGGAAATGGGTGATGCTGCCGGTAAACCTGCTGAAGGCAAGCTGCAGAAAGCGCCGGAACCGAAAGTCAGCTATATCGGCCTGAAAGATGGCGAGGAGATTATCACCGAAGGGCAAACCCGTCTTATGATGATGATGCAGCAAGGTCTTGCAGGTGTGTTTATTGTCAAGCTTGATGGTAAAGATCTTGCCCCTGCTGCAAGTCAGGGAGCGAGACCGGCAGGCAAGGCGGAAGCAGCAAAATGA
- the leuA gene encoding 2-isopropylmalate synthase (bhsal04240), which yields MNISAFAARPQKGMPETARKYRPAQPVRLQDRTWPDKRIEKAPVWCSVDLRDGNQALIDPMGQDRKERMFRLLVDMGFPEIEIGFPSASQTDFDFARWCIEQGNVPDYLSLQVLVQCRPELITRTFEALEGAKRPIVHFYNSTSELQRRVVFNKDVTGVKNIATDAAKMIMDMAAKTGGGYRFQYSPESFTGTELDIALEISNAVIEIINPTPDNRMILNLPSTVELTTPNIYADQIEWMCRNIDRRDSVIISLHPHNDRGSAIAATELGLMAGADRVEGTLFGNGERTGNVDIVTLALNMLTQGVDPELDCSDIEKIKAVYEYSNQLQIPERHPYVGELVYTAFSGSHQDAINKGMTAIKKSDTGLWEVPYLPIDPRDVGRSYEAIIRINSQSGKGGIAYILQQDYGLNLPRNLQVEFRNVIQKITDEEGRELSSQRIYDEFVKTYATAAESRLGFVNYQPRMTPEDKDRYTILAEITDNGHSKTIEGRGTGVVDGFVNALSTYLGQSLSVIDYSEHSLQQGSDAAAICYMEIAHPHGKTFGVAIDDNIAAASLAAIIAAANRIAGK from the coding sequence ATGAATATTTCCGCATTTGCCGCCCGCCCGCAAAAGGGCATGCCCGAAACCGCCCGGAAATACCGCCCCGCACAGCCGGTGCGGTTGCAGGATCGCACCTGGCCGGACAAACGGATCGAAAAAGCGCCGGTCTGGTGCTCGGTCGATCTGCGTGACGGCAACCAAGCGCTGATTGACCCGATGGGGCAGGACCGTAAGGAACGGATGTTCCGCCTGCTTGTCGACATGGGCTTTCCTGAAATTGAGATCGGCTTTCCTTCCGCCTCGCAGACAGATTTTGATTTTGCCCGCTGGTGTATTGAGCAAGGCAATGTGCCGGATTATCTGAGCCTGCAGGTGCTGGTGCAGTGCCGGCCGGAACTCATTACCCGCACCTTTGAGGCGCTGGAAGGCGCAAAACGCCCGATTGTGCATTTTTACAACTCCACCAGTGAATTGCAGCGCCGTGTTGTCTTTAACAAGGATGTCACCGGTGTTAAAAACATTGCCACCGACGCCGCCAAAATGATTATGGATATGGCGGCAAAAACCGGAGGCGGTTATCGCTTCCAGTATTCGCCGGAGAGCTTTACCGGTACGGAACTGGATATCGCACTGGAAATTTCCAATGCGGTGATTGAGATTATCAACCCGACACCGGATAACAGGATGATTCTCAACCTGCCCTCAACAGTGGAACTGACCACACCGAACATCTATGCCGACCAGATTGAATGGATGTGCCGCAATATTGACCGCCGCGACAGTGTTATCATTTCGCTGCACCCGCATAATGACCGCGGCAGCGCGATTGCCGCCACCGAACTCGGCCTGATGGCGGGGGCGGACCGGGTGGAAGGCACCTTGTTCGGCAATGGCGAACGCACCGGCAATGTTGATATTGTCACGCTGGCGCTGAATATGCTGACGCAAGGGGTTGATCCTGAGCTTGACTGCTCTGATATCGAGAAAATCAAGGCAGTTTATGAATATTCCAACCAGCTGCAAATTCCCGAACGCCACCCTTACGTCGGCGAACTGGTTTATACCGCCTTTTCCGGTTCCCATCAGGACGCCATCAACAAAGGCATGACGGCGATTAAAAAATCCGATACCGGCCTGTGGGAAGTGCCCTATCTGCCGATTGACCCGCGCGATGTCGGCCGTTCCTACGAAGCGATTATCCGTATCAATTCGCAATCCGGCAAAGGCGGCATTGCCTATATCCTGCAACAGGATTACGGCCTGAACCTGCCGCGCAACCTGCAGGTGGAGTTTCGTAATGTCATCCAGAAAATCACCGATGAAGAAGGCAGGGAACTGTCTTCACAGCGCATTTATGACGAATTTGTCAAAACCTACGCCACAGCGGCGGAAAGCCGCCTTGGCTTTGTCAATTACCAGCCCCGCATGACCCCGGAGGACAAGGACAGATATACCATCCTTGCTGAAATTACCGACAATGGCCACAGCAAAACCATTGAAGGGCGCGGAACCGGCGTTGTTGACGGCTTTGTCAATGCCCTGTCAACCTATCTGGGGCAGTCCTTGTCGGTTATTGATTACTCGGAACACTCCCTGCAACAGGGTTCGGACGCAGCGGCGATCTGCTATATGGAAATCGCCCATCCGCACGGCAAAACCTTTGGCGTGGCGATTGATGACAATATTGCCGCTGCGTCGCTCGCCGCCATCATTGCCGCCGCCAACCGTATTGCCGGCAAGTAG